Proteins encoded by one window of Anopheles maculipalpis chromosome 2RL, idAnoMacuDA_375_x, whole genome shotgun sequence:
- the LOC126557306 gene encoding phenoloxidase 2 yields MVFDKKHLLLLLDRPREPVFMGKGRVVFDVPDNYLTDRYRPIGPEIQNRFGENAEERIPVRSIALPDLRIPMSLGRQEQFSLFIPRHRKIAARLIDIFMGMRNVEDLQSCAVFARDRINPYLFNYALSVALLHRKDTHDLDLPTIIEVFPDKYVDSKVFSQIREEATVVPEGMRMPIVIPKDYTASDLDEEHRLWYFREDIGVNLHHWHWHLVYPFDASNRAIVDKDRRGELFYYMHQQLVARYNFERFSNRLQRVKRLNNLREPISEGYFPKLDSLVASRAWPGRVDSSVLKDLNREADQIKQDVADLERWIDRIYEAIHQGFVVDESGNRIPLDEQKGIDHLGNIIESSILSPNRQLYGDMHNMGHVFISYAHDPDHRHLESFGVMGDVATAMRDPVFYRWHSYIDDIFQEHKNKLPPYTRSQLTFDGISITGITVQPEDGQQNTFQTFWQQSDVDLSRGMDFVPRGNVFARFTHLQHSPFVTTIMIENESDAQRMAFVRVFLAPKNDERGTPMVFRDQRLFMIELDKFLVALRPGSNRIRRRSRESTVTIPFERTFRNLDQNRPEPDTPQEAEFNFCGCGWPAHMLIPKGLPEGLPADLFIMVSNYEEDRVVQDLVGTCNDAASYCGVRDRLYPDRKAMGYPFDRAARSGVDSLANFLTPNMAVQSITVVHNDRTVNRTG; encoded by the exons ATGGTGTTCGATAAGAagcatttgttgttgctgctggatcGGCCCCGGGAACCGGTGTTCATGGGCAAGGGTCGCGTAGTGTTCGACGTACCGGACAACTATCTTACCGATCGGTATCGACCCATCGGTCCCGAAATCCAGAACCGATTCGGCGAGAACGCAGAGGAGCGCATCCCGGTCCGCAGTATTGCCCTGCCGGATCTGCGCATTCCAATGTCGCTCGGACGACAAGAACAGTTTTCGCTCTTTATTCCACGCCATCGAAAAATTGCGGCACGCTTGATTGACATCTTCATGG GAATGCGGAACGTAGAGGATCTGCAGAGCTGTGCCGTGTTTGCACGTGACCGCATCAATCCGTACCTGTTCAACTATGCGCTTTCTGTGGCGTTGCTACACCGCAAGGATACGCATGATCTCGATCTGCCCACCATCATCGAGGTGTTCCCGGACAAGTACGTCGATTCGAAGGTGTTTTCGCAGATTCGCGAAGAGGCGACGGTTGTGCCGGAAGGGATGCGGATGCCGATCGTAATCCCGAAAGATTACACCGCTTCCGACCTGGACGAGGAGCATCGGCTGTGGTACTTCCGCGAGGATATCGGTGTCAATCTGCATCACTGGCATTGGCATTTGGTTTATCCGTTCGACGCTTCGAACCGTGCGATTGTGGACAAGGACCGTCGGGGCGAATTGTTTTACTACATGCATCAGCAGCTGGTGGCACGGTACAACTTCGAGCGGTTCAGTAACCGATTGCAGCGCGTCAAGCGGCTAAACAACCTACGCGAACCGATTAGTGAGGGCTATTTTCCCAAGCTGGACTCGCTGGTGGCTAGCCGGGCATGGCCGGGGCGTGTCGATTCGAGTGTGTTGAAGGATTTGAACCGTGAGGCGGACCAGATAAAGCAAGATGTGGCCGATCTGGAGCGCTGGATTGATCGTATCTATGAGGCGATTCATCAAGGATTCGTTGTTGAT GAATCCGGAAACCGCATCCCACTGGACGAGCAGAAAGGAATAGACCATCTCGGTAACATCATCGAGTCGTCCATCCTGTCACCGAACAGACAGCTGTACGGTGATATGCACAACATGGGACACGTCTTCATTTCGTACGCTCACGACCCGGACCATCGGCATCTCGAGTCGTTCGGCGTGATGGGCGATGTGGCGACGGCCATGCGCGATCCGGTGTTTTACCGTTGGCACTCGTACATAGACGATATCTTCCAGGAGCACAAGAACAAGCTGCCACCGTACACCCGTTCCCAGCTGACGTTCGACGGGATCTCCATCACCGGCATTACGGTGCAGCCCGAGGACGGTCAGCAGAACACGTTCCAAACGTTCTGGCAGCAGTCGGACGTGGATCTGTCACGCGGCATGGACTTTGTGCCGAGGGGAAATGTCTTTGCAAG GTTCACCCATCTGCAGCATTCGCCGTTCGTAACGACCATCATGATCGAGAACGAGTCGGACGCCCAGCGCATGGCATTTGTGCGCGTTTTTCTTGCCCCGAAAAATGACGAACGTGGCACACCGATGGTTTTCCGCGACCAGCGGCTGTTTATGATCGAGCTGGATAAGTTCCTCGTTGCAC TGCGACCCGGCTCGAACCGAATCCGCCGACGGTCGAGAGAGTCCACCGTAACTATTCCGTTCGAGCGCACGTTTCGCAACCTGGACCAGAACCGCCCCGAACCGGATACGCCCCAGGAAGCTGAGTTTAACTTTTGCGGTTGTGGATGGCCGGCCCATATGCTCATACCGAAGGGACTGCCCGAAGGTTTGCCGGCCGATCTGTTCATCATGGTGTCAAACTACGAGGAGGATCGTGTTGTGCAGGATCTGGTCGGTACGTGCAATGATGCCGCATCGTACTGTGGTGTGCGGGATCGTCTTTACCCGGATCGGAAGGCTATGGGGTATCCGTTCGATAGAGCTGCTCGCAGTGGAGTGGATAGTTTGGCCAACTTCCTCACGCCTAATATGGCCGTCCAGTCCATTACGGTTGTGCATAATGATCGCACCGTAAATAGGACCGGTTAA